GCCCAGGTCGTTGAGCAACTGCGGGCGGCGGTCTTCCGGGAAGAAGTTGATGATGCGGTCCAGCGCCTGGTTGGCGTTATTGGCATGCAACGTGGAGATCGCCAGATGGCCGGTGTCGGCAAAGGCCAGGGCGTGCTCCATGGTTTCACGGTCGCGGATCTCACCGATCAGAATCACGTCCGGCGCCTGGCGCAGGGTGTTCTTCAATGCCGCATGGAAGCTGCGGGTGTCCACGCCCACCTCACGCTGGTTGATGATCGATTTCTTGTGCCGGTGCACGTACTCCACCGGGTCTTCGATGGTGATGATGTGGCCGCCGCTGTTGCGGTTGCGGTAGTCGATCAGCGCCGCCAGGGAGGTCGACTTGCCTGAACCGGTGCCGCCAACGAACAGCACCAGGCCGCGCTTTTCCATTACGGTGCTGAGCAGCACCTCGGGCAGTTTCAGGTCTTCGAAGCGAGGAATATCCAGCTTGATGTTGCGCGCGACGATGGACACCTCGTTGCGCTGTTTGAAGATGTTGATGCGAAAACGCCCGACGCCAGCCAGCGATATCGCCAGATTCATCTCCAGTTCGCGCTCGAATTCCTCACGCTGGGCACTATCCATGATCGAATCGGCAATGGCCGCCACATCGCCCGCCTTCATCGGCTCCTGGCTCAGCGCCTTGAGCACGCCATTGAACTTCGCGCAGGGCGGCGCGCCGGTGGACAGATAGAGATCAGAACCATCCTGAGTGGACAGGATTTTCAGCATTGCTTGGAGATCCATGGCGGCGTTTCCGTGAGCGCGATTGAAATACCATAGGCCATGATTCATCCGCGTCGCGGACAACACACAACCCATAAAATTGACGCCATTCTGCTGGCGCAATGAATACTGGCACAATAGCGCCCTGACAGATTTGAGGAACCCATCAATGGCAAAGGCAATGGCCCGCCACATCCTGGTCAAGACCGAAGCGGAAGCCGCCGCGCTGAAAAAGCGCATCGCTGCCGGCGAGGCCTTCGATGTGCTGGCGCGCAAGCATTCCACCTGCCCTTCCGGCAAGAAAGGCGGCGATCTTGGTGAAGTGCGTCCCGGGCAGATGGTGCGGGCGGTCGATCAGGTGATCTTCAAGAAGCCGCTGCGTGAAGTGCACGGCCCGGTGAAGACCCAGTTCGGCTACCACCTGATCCAGGTGTTCTATCGCGACTGAGGTTCGCTCAGGCGCTCGACGCGCCGACGGTGCGCCGTTGCCCTGTGCAAAGGCGGCATGAGCACTACCGCCGCGCCTTATAGCCTGTGCGGGTAGCCTGGCACAGGCGCGTGCTCGGCCATCAGCGCCACCACCCAATCGATGAACACCCGCAGCTTGGCGCTGACATGTCGGTTCGGCGGGAAGGCCAGATACATTGGCATCGGCTTCATCTGCCAGTCCTCGAACAGGCGCACCAGCTCGCCGCTGGCCAGGTGTGGTTTGGCCATATAGTGCGGTAGCCAGAGCATCCCCAAACCTGCCAGCCCCGCGGCCAGGTAGGCATTACCATCGTCTACGATCAACAGCGGACGGCCCTGGGCTTCGATTAGCTCCTCGTCGCGCCACATGGCATAGGGCAAAGCCTTGCCAGTGCGAGACCAGAGAAAGCCCACCGTATGATGACCAGCCGCCTCCAGCTCGCGCGGATGTGTCGGCGTGCCGGCGCGTTGCAAGTAGCCC
The genomic region above belongs to Pseudomonas sediminis and contains:
- a CDS encoding peptidylprolyl isomerase: MAKAMARHILVKTEAEAAALKKRIAAGEAFDVLARKHSTCPSGKKGGDLGEVRPGQMVRAVDQVIFKKPLREVHGPVKTQFGYHLIQVFYRD
- a CDS encoding PilT/PilU family type 4a pilus ATPase; the protein is MDLQAMLKILSTQDGSDLYLSTGAPPCAKFNGVLKALSQEPMKAGDVAAIADSIMDSAQREEFERELEMNLAISLAGVGRFRINIFKQRNEVSIVARNIKLDIPRFEDLKLPEVLLSTVMEKRGLVLFVGGTGSGKSTSLAALIDYRNRNSGGHIITIEDPVEYVHRHKKSIINQREVGVDTRSFHAALKNTLRQAPDVILIGEIRDRETMEHALAFADTGHLAISTLHANNANQALDRIINFFPEDRRPQLLNDLGNNLKAFVSQRLVKTVDGKRRAAVEVMLGTPTVRDLIKRNEFSELKEIMEKSKNLGMQTFDQALIDLVHEGAIDEEEAVKNADSANNVRLKLKLHRDNPANARPAHAVAAAPAAQPVAAKSAAAGDWGLELKLEDIEQEQLPEDPGRQGI